A stretch of Malus sylvestris chromosome 11, drMalSylv7.2, whole genome shotgun sequence DNA encodes these proteins:
- the LOC126590445 gene encoding eukaryotic initiation factor 4A-2-like produces MGGSLAHHALGDVAASMGTCPVISTSDNAWSDPSARFPEFHSVFAVLIWEILPLVKFSDLMDPPESCIVCLYKFEGEDEIRRLTNCRHVFHKRVHAYVGGTSVRDDQRILQAGVHVVVGTPGRVFDMLRRQSLRPDYIKMFVLDEADEMISCGFKDQIYDIFQLLPSKVQVGVFSATMPPEALEITRKFMNKHVRILVKRDELTLEGIKQLYVNVDKEE; encoded by the exons ATGGGTGGAAGTCTGGCCCACCATGCCCTCGGAGACGTCGCAGCTTCAATGGGGACATGCCCTGTGATCTCAACTTCG GACAATGCCTGGTCCGACCCGTCGGCCCGATTCCCGGAGTTCCACTCCGTCTTTGCAGTTTTGATCTGGGAAATTCTACCACTGGTGAAGTTCTCGGACCTGATGGACCCCCCGGAGTCGTGCATCGTGTGCTTGTACAAGTTCGAGGGCGAGGACGAGATACGACGGCTCACGAATTGTCGTCACGTCTTCCACAAAAG GGTTCATGCTTATGTTGGTGGGACAAGTGTTCGTGATGATCAACGCATTCTTCAAGCTGGTGTTCATGTTGTTGTTGGAACCCCTGGTCGTGTGTTTGACATGTTGAGAAGGCAGTCACTTCGCCCAGATTACATCAAGATGTTTGTATTAGATGAAGCTGATGAAATGATTTCCTGTGGTTTTAAGGATCAGATCTACGACATTTTCCAGCTCCTGCCATCAAAGGTTCAGGTTGGGGTGTTTTCTGCTACCATGCCACCTGAAGCCCTCGAAATCACAAGGAAGTTTATGAACAAACATGTGAGGATCTTGGTAAAGCGTGATGAGCTCACCCTTGAGGGTATCAAGCAGTTATATGTCAATGTTGATAAAGAAGAATGA